In Leptospirillum ferriphilum, the following proteins share a genomic window:
- a CDS encoding helix-turn-helix transcriptional regulator: protein MRYLPYLDFVIGKDDLLQDFQKWVKVDPYSINFQKSFRFPVPPEIEEILDFLQRIKKIRHILTDHQWRIFLAYGKTGEVSRVAEIMGRHPRTIRDQIARIEEKVDTKDLENIFRKPVIGLLSKLPGVFSPSSEVAVSGKRGNKRGSGMLP, encoded by the coding sequence ATGCGCTATTTGCCATATCTGGATTTTGTGATCGGAAAGGACGATTTGCTTCAGGATTTTCAGAAGTGGGTCAAAGTGGACCCCTATTCGATCAATTTCCAAAAGTCCTTCCGCTTCCCGGTCCCTCCTGAAATTGAAGAAATTCTTGATTTTCTTCAAAGAATCAAAAAGATCCGGCATATCCTGACAGATCATCAGTGGAGAATCTTTCTGGCTTATGGAAAAACGGGAGAAGTGAGCCGTGTGGCAGAAATAATGGGAAGGCATCCACGGACAATCCGGGATCAGATTGCAAGAATTGAAGAAAAAGTCGACACAAAGGATCTTGAGAATATTTTTAGGAAGCCCGTCATTGGACTGCTGTCAAAGCTTCCCGGAGTGTTTTCTCCTTCCTCCGAAGTTGCCGTTTCTGGCAAACGGGGCAATAAAAGAGGGTCCGGGATGCTTCCCTGA